A DNA window from Naumovozyma dairenensis CBS 421 chromosome 7, complete genome contains the following coding sequences:
- the JEM1 gene encoding Jem1p (similar to Saccharomyces cerevisiae JEM1 (YJL073W); ancestral locus Anc_1.297) — MMAVLYYFGLYSILMIFSTISLALSETSCNPEYFKEQIKDLKLDTKSLSQYDQLISEITHCLDIDDEDKTNHQELLALINKLHYNSGIIQLSVGHDQKAIQNFEKITEKTISTYQDSYTTLASKRLNTLYIQYGAWDRLHHNDQLLSEDDKDNFENFKTLNTTLYQDRNIYDEESFINTLASMLEISPYDFELILAYTQVLLRKLSYDIDNVSIALQILKNYEILLQKNAKQLNMSQKLSIHYYSSIIQLFILNSEPTHLRKCLSIDMDNKLCRDLTLFYNRISKINPKKSQILDPQVYSTLSSDLINWNKIEDFYFNDKKPCIKWTTEPKKEFQNNYIQIEQFIIETLNKLFKQEIPNSLQPSSQLSIPPITIPDHYETTDFIKYIDSILCQSSTTTSSSSKKKSKTASFCKKALKESLTEIQFKEYKEILSKNGNGLSIEFLKNSWNSYPQVTMYMINSILRQNKKPSNELIEILFKFFHDEKLMNSSNEYVKKQFDHVNRLNEKLKQAKYQQHFNQQQQQRQQQQQQWNFYQQHQQQQQQQQQQGQAIATDKDYYKIMGLSKDAAAKDIRKTYLSLTKKFHPDKQGQLSEKEQKKNQEKMSAINEAYEVLSDENKGKNMI; from the coding sequence ATGATGGCGGTATTATACTATTTTGGATTATATAGCATActgatgatattttcaacAATATCTTTAGCTCTTTCAGAAACGTCATGTAATCCggaatatttcaaagagCAAATTAAAGACTTGAAATTAGACACCAAATCATTATCTCAATATGATCAATTGATATCAGAAATTACACACTGTCtagatattgatgatgaggataAGACTAACCATCAAGAACTACTGGCAttgataaacaaattaCATTATAATTCAGGCATTATCCAATTATCTGTAGGCCATGATCAAAAGGCTATACAAAATTTCGAAAAGATAACTGAAAAGACGATATCTACCTACCAAGATTCATATACCACATTGGCTTCGAAAAGACTAAATACTCTATACATTCAATATGGTGCATGGGATCGTCTGCATCATAATGATCAACTATTATCCGAAGATGATAAGGAcaactttgaaaatttcaagacCCTTAATACGACCCTGTACCAAgatagaaatatatatgacGAAGAATCCTTTATCAATACGTTAGCTTCAATGCTAGAAATATCACCGTATGATTTCGAGCTTATTCTGGCATACACTCAGGTTTTATTAAGGAAACTATCTTATGACATAGACAATGTATCAATTGCacttcaaattttgaagaactatgaaatattattacaaaaaaatgcaaaacaattgaatatgaGCCAAAAACTATCCATACATTATTATAGTTCcataattcaattatttattttaaattctGAACCGACTCATTTGAGAAAATGTCTCTCCATTGATatggataataaattatgtAGAGATTTGACTTTGTTTTACAACAGAATATCCAAAATAAATCCAAAGAAATCACAGATATTAGATCCGCAAGTATATTCTACATTATCTTCTGATTTAATTAACTGGAATAAAATTGAGGATTTTTATTTCAACGATAAGAAGCCATGTATCAAATGGACTACTGAaccaaagaaagaattccaaaataattatattcaaattgaacaattcattatcgagacattaaataaattattcaaacaagaaattcCAAATTCCTTACAACCGTCATCACAACTTTCAATACCACCAATTACGATACCCGATCATTATGAAACAACTGactttatcaaatatatagaCTCCATATTATGTCAGTCGTCAACGAcaacttcatcatcatctaaaaaGAAGAGTAAAACTGcttcattttgtaaaaagGCATTGAAAGAGTCACTCACAGAAATACAATTCAAAGAATACaaagaaattttatcaaagaaTGGCAACGGATTATCAATTgagtttttgaaaaattcatgGAATTCATACCCACAAGTAACTATGTACATGATAAACTCCATACTAagacaaaataaaaagcCATCTAACGAACTCATCGAAATATTGTTCAAATTCTTCcatgatgaaaaattaatgaactCTTCAAATGAGTACGTTAAGAAACAATTTGATCATGTTAACCGTctgaatgaaaaattaaaacaagCAAAATATCAACAGCATTTcaatcaacaacaacaacaaaggcaacaacaacaacaacaatggAATTTCTACCAACAGCATcagcagcaacagcaacaacaacaacagcaagGACAAGCTATTGCCACAGATAAAGACTATTATAAAATCATGGGATTATCTAAAGATGCAGCTGCAAAAGATATCAGGAAAACTTACTTAAGTTTAACTAAGAAATTCCATCCAGATAAGCAAGGTCAATTATCTGAAAAggaacaaaagaaaaatcaagaaaaaatgtcCGCCATTAACGAAGCTTATGAAGTATTAAGcgatgaaaataaaggaAAGAATATGATTTGA
- the PSF2 gene encoding DNA replication protein PSF2 (similar to Saccharomyces cerevisiae PSF2 (YJL072C); ancestral locus Anc_1.300), whose amino-acid sequence MSLPKHLQETFSPEEIQFIVENEPIKIFPRITTRQRINHRDHNNNNKGHNDTSRRNWKLITTKDFPLNNMVAMQTTTVTLWIALLLKQQSKCSIIAPDWLTIRSLDQSIQYEKKHEDRFSKLPWNWLVLAQLLFGKAPDDFHDPVHELRNRIQDLREIRQLKVLKGLKYLNESHLQLDNLSVLEINELRPFIIDIMDKLRELHSAAHGESNANEADDEEDFNFS is encoded by the coding sequence ATGTCATTGCCTAAACATCTACAAGAAACCTTCTCTCCAgaagaaattcaattcattgtTGAGAATGAACCCATAAAGATTTTCCCACGTATAACCACACGTCAAAGGATAAACCATCGagatcataataataataataaaggaCATAATGACACTTCAAGAcgaaattggaaattaatCACTACAAAGGATTTTCCTCTGAATAATATGGTTGCTATGCAAACGACAACTGTCACTTTATGGATAGCGTTACTATTAAAACAACAATCAAAATGTAGTATAATAGCACCAGACTGGTTAACTATAAGGTCATTAGATCAAAGTATTCAATATGAGAAGAAGCATGAGGATAGGTTTAGTAAACTACCGTGGAATTGGCTAGTTTTGGCACAATTATTGTTTGGTAAGGCCCCAGATGATTTCCATGATCCAGTTCACGAATTAAGGAACAGAATACAAGATTTAAGAGAAATACGACAATTGAAAGTCTTAAAGGGTTTGAAGTATTTGAATGAATCACATTTACAATTGGATAATTTAAGTGTATTGGagattaatgaattaagaCCATTTATTATCGATATTATGGATAAACTAAGAGAATTACACAGTGCAGCTCACGGAGAATCCAATGCCAATGAGgcagatgatgaagaagattttaatttcaGTTGA
- the ARG2 gene encoding acetyl-CoA:L-glutamate N-acetyltransferase (similar to Saccharomyces cerevisiae ARG2 (YJL071W); ancestral locus Anc_1.301), with product MWKHIFSNGLRYEQQNASSKNLILSVLNTTTTKREAKDYLTKYTNEQETINHCLLFIRHLHAFPTQTLSKLSNSIKRLRMLGLRPICIVPPTTAKLVTQHSEILDKLLTDAELHPLHFKEGLSKSRTGLFHSVLSSESQLFDGTIVDMVPIIKPYIYNEETASEYMAPNVVKFLDHLCQNVTTHIDKFFILNQIGGIPSIERNENAHVFINLSQEYEKLALDLKKELKYLAKREPESSDLLHRMELYAKEEQIVSMEGQLNEHLQNLQLMDAVLSNLSTTATGLITKVSTAALSSDNKNPLVYNVLTDRSLISSSLPRFKNTRHNQYSHPDLHFHPTNLTEQDPVYVTTVFKKGIHTRIFDYPTLTQYNTTGLPLEFHIKSTGRSIPNLAPDLKLDLLKLERIINASFRRKLDLEDYLRRINGKIASIIVLGDYEGIAILTYEGSKEKPFIYLDKFAVMPKMKGSLGISDIIFNIIFQKYPNEVVWRSRKDNVVNKWYFQRSVGVFSLSLNLDSTASLIDQKDSIFNLFYYGDPDNSDKKFKDVTRLKEYAKYVRDIQPSWQK from the coding sequence ATGTGGAAACACATCTTTTCAAATGGTCTAAGATACGAACAACAAAATGCATCCTCGAAGAATTTGATTCTATCAGTCCTTAATACTACTACAACAAAACGTGAAGCTAAAGACTATTTGACCAAATACAcaaatgaacaagaaactATAAACCATTGTCTTTTATTTATCCGTCATTTGCATGCATTCCCCACACAAACTTTGTCAAAATTATCCAATTCTATAAAAAGATTAAGAATGTTGGGATTGAGACCTATTTGTATTGTACCTCCTACTACTGCAAAATTAGTTACACAGCATTCAGAGAtattagataaattattaactgATGCTGAATTGCATCCTTTACACTTCAAAGAAGGTCTTTCTAAATCAAGAACTGGTCTTTTCCATTCTGTCTTGTCATCAGAATCCCAATTGTTCGATGGGACAATTGTAGATATGGTCCCCATTATTAAACCATACATTTATAATGAGGAAACTGCATCTGAATATATGGCACCAAATGTAGTAAAGTTTCTTGATCATTTATGTCAAAATGTAACTACTcatattgataaatttttcatattaaatcaaattGGTGGTATCCCATCTATAGAGAGAAATGAGAATGCACACGTCTTTATAAATTTATCAcaagaatatgaaaaacTAGCCTTAGATCttaagaaagaattgaaatatttggcAAAGAGGGAGCCAGAATCAAGTGATTTACTACATAGAATGGAACTTTATGccaaagaagaacaaattgTTAGTATGGAAGGGCAATTAAATGaacatttacaaaatttacaattaaTGGATGCAGTATTATCGAACCTTTCCACGACCGCTACAGGATTAATAACTAAAGTTTCCACTGCAGCATTATCAtcagataataaaaatcCTTTAGTGTATAATGTATTAACTGATAGATCATTGATTTCATCATCGTTGCCAAGATTCAAAAATACTCGTCATAATCAATATTCACATCCTGATTTACATTTCCACCCAACTAATCTCACAGAACAAGATCCTGTCTATGTCACTACCGTCTTCAAGAAGGGAATTCACACAAGGATTTTCGATTATCCAACTTTGACCCAATATAATACCACTGGATTACCACTTGAGTTCCATATTAAATCCACAGGAAGGTCGATCCCCAATTTAGCACCGGATTTAAAATTAGATTTActtaaattggaaagaatCATAAACGCATCGTTCCGTCGTAAACTTGATTTGGAGGATTATTTGAGAAGAATAAATGGTAAAATTGCTTCAATTATTGTACTCGGTGATTATGAAGGGATTGCAATCTTAACATATGAGGGATCCAAAGAGAAACCTTTCATTTATTTGGATAAGTTTGCCGTTATGCCCAAGATGAAGGGATCATTGGGTATCtctgatattattttcaatataattttccaaaaatatcCTAATGAAGTCGTTTGGAGAAGTAGGAAGGATAATGTCGTGAATAAATGGTATTTCCAAAGAAGTGTTGGGGTGTTTTCACTCTCTTTGAATTTGGATTCTACTGCTTCATTGATTGATCAAAAGGATAgtatatttaatttattctaTTATGGAGATCCTGATAATTCTGATaagaaatttaaagatgttACGAGATTAAAAGAATATGCCAAATATGTAAGAGATATTCAACCAAGTTggcaaaaataa
- the NDAI0G05670 gene encoding metallo-dependent hydrolase superfamily protein (similar to Saccharomyces cerevisiae YBR284W and YJL070C; ancestral locus Anc_1.302), whose protein sequence is MTQTLNRRPSMILDDFEESGILIQELKRHTQLSLPAIHEWKQEQQQAAAEHNYKAPQPRSIDDMDMISLNTSFDKQMLLGSPMYLDPLEQANKFILQGSNSKKTILDRLLPPQQSQKHPHHHYESDVPTDASNFHLDTVGESNNPLQSLIELRSKYILSSQQDAKSNISNDLPNWLLYPKPLPKFWRYEYDPSFQSSYISNSNYSNNNNTTTQSTVPAFLSHGKKINYSGERFDLDLYKQELSRHRKSHHLDNDKNNKNNEVIQYNPINIPTFEEFRNDFKFVIETIQSHKLKEIAKKRLQYLLDKFELFQYLNSKAEILENKNVPYRDFYNCRKIDRDLLLSGCFTQRQLSEFIWEKINLEPNRIVYFNEGTNEKLSLKELFETTCDETGNETSDPMSIGLKVIDDEFLEWYNDFYLPEFHLIPDSINLTKLPCKQKRFYYLTKTFLNFDNFIEGEYFAELLIRYVVNPLEKSKYQLIQMSIDFQFYPVDSDSWWTKFSRWLIKWKLISYNIRWNVQISRIYTTLFQQKRLQNFQEFLDMVFDPVLTSINDENWELQYFLTNVCSIELVVKQKDSYIWKEFTDLHCSPKDWTASGDNPTIAHYMYYIFEKISKLNNKRISKRQNTFTLRSYCSPSPNRTSQFGETVSYNDQIESLVANLLLCNGGLLNGESLWDSSIMLPYIFYLFQIPIITAPLSSVSLSTSMLQSFKSNSGRTETKSSPLEYDPSVTETVVPSSSSTSSFVRSSRDITLGEQTNYTQNPFMNMFKMGFKLSISSNSVLYNSSYTSEPIIEEFSVAASIYLLNAADLCELARTSVICSGYDGYYKQHWSGINVNKTNDSFGKDTIGMVDEWFDNESDTRIKHNVPTIRRQYRKNTWDQEWHFIKNELH, encoded by the coding sequence ATGACGCAGACATTGAATAGAAGACCATCTATGATACTAGATGACTTTGAAGAGAGTGGGATCCTAATCCAGGAACTGAAAAGACATACTCAACTCTCGTTACCAGCTATACATGAATGgaaacaagaacaacaacaagcaGCCGCTGAACATAATTATAAAGCACCTCAACCTCGTTCCATTGACGATATGGATATGATAAGTTTGAACACTAGTTTCGATAAACAAATGTTATTGGGGTCCCCTATGTATTTGGATCCGTTAGAGCAagcaaataaattcatcttGCAAGGCTCAAATTCtaagaaaacaattttGGACCGACTCCTTCCCCCGCAGCAAAGTCAAAAgcatcctcatcatcattatgaAAGTGATGTACCAACAGATGCATCCAATTTCCATTTGGATACCGTTGGTGAGTCAAATAATCCATTACAAtctttaattgaattaagaTCGAAATACATCCTTTCATCACAACAAGATGCTAAAtctaatatttcaaatgatttgCCAAACTGGTTACTGTATCCAAAACCATTACCCAAATTTTGGAGGTACGAATACGATCCTTCATTTCAAAGTTCTTACATTTCAAACAGCAACTAcagcaataataataatacaactACCCAATCTACTGTACCAGCGTTCTTAAGTCATGGGAAAAAAATCAACTATTCTGGTGAAAGGTTTGATTTGGATCTATATAAACAAGAATTATCACGTCATAGGAAGTCCCATCATTtggataatgataaaaataataagaataatgaagTCATACAATATAATCCAATTAATATACCaacatttgaagaatttagaaatgatttcaaattcgTCATAGAGACTATTCAATCAcataaattgaaagaaattgcCAAAAAAAGATTACAATATTTACTagataaatttgaattatttcaatatttgaattcaaaagCTGAAATcttagaaaataaaaatgttcCCTATAGAGATTTTTATAATTGTAGGAAAATTGATAGAGATCTTTTATTAAGTGGATGTTTCACTCAAAGACAATTAAGTGAATTTATATgggaaaaaattaatttggAACCAAATAGAATTgtatatttcaatgaagggacaaatgaaaaattatcattgaaagaattatttgaaacaaCGTGTGATGAAACTGGCAACGAGACTAGTGACCCAATGTCCATTGGGTTGAAAGtgattgatgatgaattcttAGAATGGtataatgatttttatttgCCGGAATTCCATTTAATACCAGATTCCATTAACTTGACCAAATTGCCATGTAAACAGAAaagattttattatttaacaAAGACTTTCTTAAATTTCgataatttcattgaagGTGAATATTTCGCTGAATTGTTGATTAGATATGTAGTGAATCCATTGGAAAAATCTAAATatcaattgattcaaatgtcaattgattttcaattttatccTGTAGATAGTGATAGTTGGTGGACCAAATTCTCCCGTTGGTTAATTAAATGGAAGTTAATCTCTTATAATATTAGATGGAATGTTCAAATTTCTAGAATATATACTACTTTATTCCAACAGAAACGACTTCAAAATTTCCAAGAATTTTTAGATATGGTTTTTGATCCAGTATTAACTTCTATTAATGATGAGAATTGGGAACTCCAATATTTTCTCACTAACGTTTGTTCAATCGAATTAGTTGTCAAACAAAAAGATTCTTATATTTGGAAGGAATTCACAGATTTGCATTGTTCTCCTAAAGATTGGACCGCGTCTGGTGATAATCCTACAATTGCTCATTATATGTATtacatttttgaaaaaatatccaaattgaataataagaGAATATCCAAGAGACAGAATACATTTACATTAAGAAGTTATTGTTCTCCTTCCCCAAACAGAACTTCGCAATTTGGTGAAACTGTTTCATATAATGATCAAATAGAATCGTTAGTAGCAAATTTGCTCCTCTGTAATGGTGGTCTCCTCAACGGTGAGTCACTTTGGGATTCATCAATTATGCTTccttatattttttatttattccaaataccaataataacagcACCTTTATCATCCGTTTCCTTATCGACTTCTATGTTGCAAAGTTTTAAATCTAACTCTGGTAGAACAGAAACCAAATCATCACCATTAGAATATGATCCATCAGTAACTGAAACTGTCGttccatcttcttcttcaacatcatcatttgtaCGTAGTTCAAGAGATATAACATTAGGAGAACAAACAAATTATACACAAAATCCATTTATGAATATGTTCAAAATGGgattcaaattatcaatatcatccaATTCAGTCCTTtataattcatcatataCTTCTGAACCCatcattgaagaatttagtGTTGCCGCTAGtatttatcttttgaatGCAGCAGATCTATGTGAACTCGCAAGAACAAGTGTCATTTGTAGTGGATATGATGGATATTATAAACAACATTGGTCTGGAATAAATGTCAATAAGACAAATGATTCATTCGGTAAAGATACTATTGGAATGGTGGACGAATGGtttgataatgaatcaGATACAAGAATTAAACATAATGTACCAACGATAAGAAGACAATATAGAAAGAATACATGGGATCAAGAATGGCATTTCATTAAAAACGAATTACATTAA
- the NDAI0G05680 gene encoding uncharacterized protein, protein MGKIKNTKPSSKSSMKSIGVTINNSTDTRPVAAEMSDDKDVGEIANDADSVIKGDDDEESKITPVKNNSICDVVGKKDTKTQNSVDFNGDQTNMVNLTKKYTKDDSGVITATDMIVTSENVLPGGIFDDSNIKRFQNEDLVKEQEKTLELSKHLKKEEESNQNLHQQLIEKEKELNDFKSKFLLCQETYTSQMSKLSEELENTKKVFENKEALFGERIQETVHELECQLAKRYETKFKNQIIEYKSKLEEEKKGYVTSCQRAITGYNNIESFVKNLKLFEYDIGPIIVKCFSEKETDLSLRFSQKYEVGGFYTADVDDQLHKFEKEIDDYKEKIVDLQKKYDQRLNSEEIKNSELEKLEGLNKKYKDSIEERNGKLSELQTDLSRNEKKLEELRAQNFNLLNDKQSLIDDLKKLKDTQADIISNTFLELRKQLNESTENVKTLNGKYVDKINELNIANDMLGKERKEKMEKIEYSNLQASQIEFLEEKINIIVGDLREALTFNIVRSTRPDVTKELYNLLMVDKIDDLNLTQLQNIIKNMILLFEIPFDQFMGKVPFLVISLKYEKALLAFFANRVFYHLYNQRIDFKELSKEAYLQFMKSKSMNNINHPLQPILEELYRVVVTKI, encoded by the coding sequence ATGGGTAAAATTAAGAATACCAAGCcttcttcaaaatcatcaatgaaGTCTATTGGGGttactattaataattcaacAGACACTCGTCCCGTTGCAGCAGAGATGAgtgatgataaagatgtAGGGGAAATAGCAAATGATGCTGACAGTGTCATCaaaggtgatgatgatgaagagaGTAAAATAACCCCAGTTAAGAACAATTCCATTTGTGACGTTGttggaaaaaaagataCTAAAACTCAAAATTCTGTCGATTTTAATGGGGACCAAACAAATATGGTTAATTTGACAAAAAAGTATACAAAGGATGATTCTGGTGTTATTACTGCCACTGACATGATTGTAACAAGCGAAAATGTCTTACCAGGAGGAATCTTTGATGACAGCAACattaaaagatttcaaaatgaagatTTGGTTAAAGAACAGGAAAAAACACTGGAACTAAGTAAACATTtaaaaaaggaagaagagtCAAACCAAAATTTACATCaacaattaattgaaaaggaaaaggaacTGAATGACTTCAAAAgtaaatttttattgtGTCAGGAAACTTACACTAGTCAAATGAGTAAGTTAAGTGAAGAACTTGAAAATACTAAAAAagtatttgaaaataaagaagcGTTATTTGGTGAAAGAATTCAAGAAACAGTCCATGAATTAGAATGTCAATTAGCTAAAAGatatgaaacaaaattcaagaaccaaattattgaatataaatcaaaattagaagaggaaaaaaaGGGATATGTAACTTCTTGTCAAAGGGCAATAACTGggtataataatattgaatcGTTTgtgaagaatttaaaattatttgaatatgataTTGGTCCTATTATAGTTAAATGCTTTTcagaaaaagaaactgATTTAAGTCTTAGATTCTCCCAGAAATATGAAGTTGGTGGATTTTATACAGCGGATGTGGATGATCAATTAcataaatttgaaaaagagATAGATGattacaaagaaaagataGTTGATCTTCAAAAAAAGTATGATCAACGTTTAAATTcagaagaaattaaaaattcagAGCTTGAAAAGTTAGAGGGacttaataaaaaatataaagacagcattgaagaaagaaatggtAAATTATCTGAATTACAAACAGATTTATctagaaatgaaaaaaaactaGAAGAATTGAGGGCACAAAATTTCAATCTACTTAATGACAAACaatcattaattgatgacttgaaaaaattaaaagacACACAAGCAGATATCATTAGTAATACATTTTTGGAGTTAAGAAAGCAACTCAATGAATCCACAGAGAATGTCAAAACGTTGAATGGAAAATATGTTGACAAGATAAATGAGTTGAACATTGCTAATGATATGTTAgggaaagaaagaaaggaaaaaatggAGAAGATAGAGTATAGCAACTTACAAGCCTCGCAGattgaatttttggaagaaaaaataaatattatagTGGGCGATTTAAGGGAAGCTTTAACGTTTAACATCGTCCGATCTACACGTCCTGATGTTACGAAGGAATtgtataatttattaatggTAGATAAGattgatgatttgaatttgacACAATTGCAAaacattattaaaaatatgattttattatttgagaTTCCATTTGATCAGTTTATGGGTAAAGTACCATTTTTGGTTATTAGCTTAAAATATGAAAAGGCATTGTTAGCCTTTTTCGCCAACAGAGTcttttatcatctttataatCAACGGattgattttaaagaattatcaaaagaggcatatcttcaatttaTGAAGAgtaaatcaatgaataaCATTAATCATCCCTTACAGCCAATTCTAGAAGAATTGTATCGAGTTGTAGTCAccaagatttga
- the NDAI0G05690 gene encoding uncharacterized protein (similar to Saccharomyces cerevisiae SPC42 (YKL042W); ancestral locus Anc_2.563) has translation MPISPSPKRYTSFTHNINNDNNVRYNPDHQGLYGDRRHYSDIYPPRSRGGIGLGRSDANRIIEPKSYQDDILLPEEVKLSSRRFDELIKQNKDLKMELNRKNDEIDKWTILSSSLKTKLIKYTRLHEQDLLKIQSLNDEIQSLTAQFKLDRNDKNILTTPHLPPPSQEEDPLEKNVRNDDDDDEEIAESDRNEKLLRKIELLTDIIYKNQLKDRLEAATHSETVNDSNSHNAAPKDELLKPQQSQSQNKQYYPTEETILSQESFELKTLEEQIEKIKHRLSIKQENEQRKISLNKELRDLMLKLEPNSTIPASNMAHIYPANDLTRSCSSVEEISSLASTPTSLGSVEPKHHPRANRGHINGNNIKRKPSTRVEPPKDEYETPIRDKNSNFSPTKINNGDVTIDDMSL, from the coding sequence ATGCCAATCTCACCAAGTCCCAAAAGGTATACTTCCTTCACACATAACATTAATAACGACAATAATGTACGATATAATCCAGATCATCAAGGTCTTTATGGGGACCGTAGACATTATTCCGATATATATCCACCTCGTTCTCGGGGAGGAATTGGTTTAGGACGATCAGATGCTAATAGAATAATAGAACCCAAATCTTACCAAGACGATATTTTATTGCCTGAAGAAGttaaattatcatcaagAAGATTCGATGAGTtaattaaacaaaataaagatttgaaaatggaaTTGAATAggaaaaatgatgaaattgataaatggACTATATTATCAAGCTCTTTGAAGACAAAATTGATTAAGTATACAAGATTGCATGAACAAgatcttttgaaaattcaaTCTTTAAACGATGAAATTCAATCCTTAACTGCACAATTCAAACTAGATAGGAATGacaagaatattttgaCTACACCACATCTTCCTCCTCCGtcacaagaagaagaccctttggaaaaaaatgttcgtaatgatgatgatgatgatgaagaaatagCTGAATCAGATCGCAATGAAAAGTTATTAAGAAAGATAGAATTGTTGACTGATATAATCTACaagaatcaattgaaagatcGCTTAGAAGCTGCTACCCATTCAGAAACTGTAAATGATTCTAACAGCCACAATGCTGCTCCGAAAGATGAATTACTGAAACCACAGCAATCTCAATcacaaaataaacaatacTACCCTACTGaagaaacaatattatcaCAGGAAAGCTTTGAATTAAaaacattagaagaacaaattgaaaagataaAACATAGACTATCaataaaacaagaaaacgaacaaagaaagatttcactaaataaagaattaagaGATTTAATGTTGAAATTAGAACCTAACTCAACTATCCCAGCATCGAATATGGCACATATATACCCAGCTAATGATTTGACGCGATCATGTTCATCTGTTGAAGAGATTTCGTCTCTTGCATCTACTCCAACTTCTTTGGGTTCCGTGGAGCCAAAACATCATCCGAGAGCAAATAGAGGTCATATAAACGGCAACAATATTAAGAGGAAACCGTCAACAAGAGTGGAACCACCTAAAGATGAATATGAGACTCCAATACGGgataaaaattcaaatttttctcCAACAAAAATCAACAATGGTGATGTTACCATCGATGATATGAGTCTTTGA